CCGGTAGATGTACGCGGTGGAAAGCATGGCGGCATTGGCGCCCGGTAAAAACAGCATGCTGCGACGCAATTTCATGACAGTTGCTCCCAATTCAGATTTTCACAGTCGCAGGCTCGTAGCACGGCCGCCTGCAGCCGGGCGCGGATGACGCAATCCAGCGCGCCTTTGTCCTCAATAATGAAACTGCCGGTTGTTACGCCCAGTTGCGCCAGGGTCTGATCGATCACCTGGCGGATTTGCGCGCCAAACTGCTTGATGACTTCGCTGTGCAGAACGATTTCCAGATCATCGTTGGCAGCTGGGGCAACCTTTACCAGCAGGTCGCTGGATTCCAGCGTTCCGGCAATGGCTTGCTTGATGATTTTCATGATGCGTTTCCATATCCTGAATAAATGGCAAATGGTGATAAAACGGGAGCGGTGTCAGGGGCACCATCACCCGTTTGTTATCCGTTAGCTGTAATGGTCCAGTTGGCACAATTGACCGGTGTATTCCTGCTGCAGGAAATGCAGCGTTGCGTCCGGGACCAGCGTTCTGATGCGCTCAAAATTGCCGGCTTCCAGCAACTGGCGTACTGCAGAAGCAGAAATCGGCGAGCCTGCCTTGAGTACGCGGGGGACTTCGACTACCTCCACCGGGGCGCTAGCCGTAGGGGCATGCTGCAGCCAGTACTTCATGTCTTCGTTGTATTTGCGGGTGACCTGGCAGAAGGGCTCGGTGCCGACAAAGCGGTGGGTGATGTTCAGTGCGGGGGCGATATAGTCCCGGAACAACAGCAGATCGATGGCGGTATGGCAGCGATCGATAATGCCTTGGTCCTTGAGGAAATAGCCGGGAAAGGTTGCACGGGAGATCATGTAATCCGAGCCATGATGCACGGTGAGATTGCTGATGCCGCGCAACCCTTCTGCCACCAGGTTGAAGCGGTCGGCATAACGAAACAGCGAGGCGTCTTCGCGTACGACAAACACATGTAACCAGTCGCAGGCTTGTGCGGCTTGCTGAGCCAGCGCCTTGTGCCCTAGCGTGAACGGGTT
This genomic interval from Silvimonas soli contains the following:
- the citD gene encoding citrate lyase acyl carrier protein, translated to MKIIKQAIAGTLESSDLLVKVAPAANDDLEIVLHSEVIKQFGAQIRQVIDQTLAQLGVTTGSFIIEDKGALDCVIRARLQAAVLRACDCENLNWEQLS
- the citC gene encoding [citrate (pro-3S)-lyase] ligase; its protein translation is MSGEFDFYTVFPAGNSLEAAEIRSFLASCQLEIDSDIDIFVVARQAQRLVACAGLSTNVIKCVAISPDWRGESLSLQLVSEIVQLAAERNQFHLFLYARPCNVPFFSACGFYPLVEVPDTIVLMENSPVAIQRYCQGLQQQRQPGAKTGCIVMNANPFTLGHKALAQQAAQACDWLHVFVVREDASLFRYADRFNLVAEGLRGISNLTVHHGSDYMISRATFPGYFLKDQGIIDRCHTAIDLLLFRDYIAPALNITHRFVGTEPFCQVTRKYNEDMKYWLQHAPTASAPVEVVEVPRVLKAGSPISASAVRQLLEAGNFERIRTLVPDATLHFLQQEYTGQLCQLDHYS